The genomic interval CTTTATCTGGGACTCCTTTGGGCCACCCACCttccctcttttttttccctttctcctttcttggTGCCCTTACCGCCTCTTCCAACTCAATtccaaaatattattttgtggaaaatgttattattaaaatacGTAATTGACGCCAAACAATAATTCGATGATGTCTTACAAAGCATATTTCTAGTGTATTTATAATACCATGATTATATCAATATAATTAGTGCTTATGAACATGATGAAATGTTGGTTGTTTCTGCTCTGCCttaatgtttttttatctcataggcatttaaattagtttttaaaatttgctAACGTCTTTTCGGGtctatatttcaatattaataaagtcaaaataaattaGGATAAAACGCTAAAGAGGTGAAGGTAATTTAAACTTTGGAGTAAAATGTACTATTATCAATTTTAATGTATTACTATATTATTAATCTATAGTAAATACGTGTTaatttcaagaagaaaaaaaaggtgggaaagcaaaaaaaataaaacctaGGCGGGAATTTGGATTTTATGGAATTAATCCACCTAAGCGTTCCGAGCATACCACACTAAGTAGGTCCCTTTGGGGAGCCGAGAGCCGTAGATGTGAACTTAATCGACGTTGCAAAACAGCACATATACACATGACACGGATCCCTACATTTACCgttggattaaattttaatctaaCGGCTATCCTTTTGCAGCCACTTCAATTTCAATCtccaaccaataaaatcaaaagccACGGATCGCTAATATTGGCTGTTGATAACTTTCCAATCCGACGGCATATATTCTCTTCGCCCTTTGCTAACCGCAAAAAACACACCCCCACAGACCTCCCTATTTAAACCACATCCACGTACTCTCCGCCTCTCATAAGCCTAAACTCGAAACAAAGATTTGTTTTCGCACTTTCATTCTCTGGAAACCAACTTTCACTAGAAAATGTCTGGCCGTGGAAAGGGTGGCAAGGGTTTGGGAAAGGGAGGAGCCAAGAGGCACCGGAAGGTGCTCCGAGATAACATTCAGGGTATCACCAAGCCGGCGATTCGAAGGTTGGCTCGTAGAGGTGGTGTGAAGAGGATCAGCGGCTTGATCTACGAGGAGACACGTGGCGTCCTTAAGATCTTTCTGGAAAATGTGATTCGTGACGCCGTTACCTATACGGAGCACGCTAGGCGCAAGACTGTTACCGCCATGGACGTCGTGTACGCTCTCAAGAGGCAGGGCAGGACTCTCTACGGTTTCGGTGGTTAGGTTGATTTAGCCGGGTTGATTGGTTGGATTGTAAATCTTTTGCAACAGTTTGTTGTAGGCTTTTGTATCACTCTTCTGTAGTTTGATGTTTtaggcttttatttttttagtttctatTATTAGAATGTATTTTGATTTCATTCTGAAACGGAACTTGTCTCAGAatttcatgttgaaatccaATTTGAGTTCTTAATATTTGCTTTTAAAAATTGGGATTTCCTGGTCTCATTTCTAGGGTTTGTTTCAAATTGGGATATCGGTTGGTGGCTGGATTATACGAGTGGGCTCGCCGGAAGAATCCGCTGAAACTGGTTAATTGAGGTTTAAGTCGTTGGATAACAAATCAAGAAAATGTGCATTGGTATGCCCATGTTAACACTTTCGAGGAATTGACCTCTAAATCAAACCGGCACGTTTTAGTTGATATTTTCCTCATGACTTGTTATTAACTGGTCAATCCAAGTTTAGCCGACGTAATGGACCTAGTCTAGCTATATTGTTCAGCGGTTTTCGATGCCAAACTCAAGGCTGAAGAGACAGTTCATTGAGAGCGTCAGGGTTAAGAGTCTCTCAAGGGTTAAGAGTCTCTCAAGGCTGCAATCGAATTCTCTCGCAGCGGATTCAGAGTGAACAAGGCAAGAATAATATTAGGGACAGAGCACACTATTGCTTTAGGGAAGAATTTGACACGGTGGCGTTTTGATCTTTTGCAGATAGCAACTAGGCGTATAGTTTACAAACTGTATCAAATTCTAAGACTTCTGCCCCAGAAAGATCATTGTTAACATGTAATGTTAAGATTTCTAGAGGAAATTTGGACATCATATCTCCCAATCATTCTAGAATGGTGAATCTGGGGCTAGTGCTCTGGATCGTAGGGTATTGACATTGAATTGATTATGTTCTTGGACGTTGGTGATTGCCGCTCTGCAGATGGTGACAGTAAGAGAAACCAATCGGAAGGTGGTTGTCCTTATCAGCACCAATCAATGCAAGGGAAAAAGTATAAATCCATAATAAATAGATCATTTGggtcaataaaaaaataaaaaaaggacgATATTCTATCTTTTACTGGGTTAACCCAATTAGACAAGCaaatttcacaaaaaaatAGTACGATTATGATGTTGAAAAGTTCAAAAGCCTATCTGCAATGCATCCGTGTTTGCTCAGTAGAGAAGCAAGTCTAGGATTTCACCGCTTGTCTATAAAGTGACGTTTGGTAtcttataatataatataattataagtaatgtgattgtaaataatgtgattgtagaaaaaataatattacaatatttgatatacaagtaaaataataattaaaatataaaaaaaataatattaaaacttttaaatttaNTAAAACTTTTAATTTACAAATACTttactaaaaatataatattaatttttaaaattatttatatttattaaaatataagtttaatgtacttatattttttattattaatttttatataatatcatctcttaaatatatttttaatgtcatatattttatttttattttttgttataatctttttttttattttttaatataatttttgatattatatattttattttaatttcttttacttatagtatataaattttaatttattttaatttttatattacatattttattttaattataacattataaaatatttttaacaatgtaataaaattaaaaagtaaaaatacttttaaaaatattataaaatacaatataatgtgattgcattaattttgaaaataataaatttgaaaggtaaaaatacctttaaaaatattatagaatgcaatgtaatgtgattataGTGATTTTAAACTGCAATCGCATTACATCACTTGattataatgtaattatattgTAATCTTATATTGTAGTGATTTGTTGCAAAACAAACActgtaatataatttaattgaacacATTGCAAATAATGTGCTCACACATCTCTCATACCAAACGCTACCTAACTGCAAAGAATCCCCGTCAAACTAGCAGATCATTACAACATTTATTTAACTCAGTTCTCATTCCATGCCTCTTCCATGCCTCTGCTAGAGTGGAGAGAAGACACGCATGGTGATGGGTGATGGAAGGGCCAATCAAACAAAAGCAGAAGGGAAATTTCTAAAGGCCAAGCAATATATGTCAATCAACTCAAATGCAATCTCAAAATTAAAGCAACTACTAGTGGATGATGCCCAGTACTCCAAACTAAACCAAGGCAGTCATCCATGAGTCTTTTCCCTTCTCCAATACAGGTGACATTTTGACAGACAGTACATATACTTTTTGCAAATTGTTATGATGTGTGCTAAGGCGAGGTGGGAGCAACAACAGGTGACGTGAAACAAGCTGGTTGAGGAACTTGGTGATGCCATCATTCAGTTTGCATAGCTTCTTTGTGGTAATTTTCTAAATCAGCATCAAGATCCTCAGCAGATACCTTTTCACCCTGTCCTCTACCCTGTCCACGACCTCTCCTGGCTCCACGTCCAGGACCACGAGACCGCCCTGAGAAACCGCCTCTTCCTTGGCCACTGTTACATTTGATCATATCAAATGTTGTTCAGTCAAATAAACAAAACTGAATACAGAATACAAATAACAAAGGAGACACTAGTCTGTACAGATGATGCCAGTCAGCAGTGCGCCCACAGTTTTATAGAAATTTCGtcaaatataatatttgacATAATTGACAAAATACAGAATACACTTCAAATGGGCAATGTGCAGCCACTGCTCCCTTGTTGTCTCCTAACCCTCTGGACTGACAATAAAGAACAGAGCAGAAAAGGCTTGACTGAAGTTATGACTACACAGTACATCTATTAATGCCCTTAAAGTGAGCCTATCACATATGAAGATGCACGGTGGGGATAACAAATCTAACCACCATGAATATTGTGATGAAGCCAATCACCATGAATATTTTGATAAAGCTGATGGCTTTAGCAATGGTGACTTACTTCTTGTATGGAAATAACTCTTTCTGATGGGGGACACTGATACTCAAAGAGAATGAATGCACAATCAAAGACACTCATTCATGTTCTTGCTCAACTACAAAAGCAAACACAAGCTTATAAAGAACAATAACCCATCAAACAAAATGCATACCAAGAACCCTAGAACGAGCAAAGAGATAAAGAAACTGatgaaatcataaaaaataatggggACATTGACAAGCAAACCTTCTGGGAACACCATTTGGATTTGCAAATTTGCCATTTGTAGCTAGGGGAAGAGCAACTGGAGTT from Theobroma cacao cultivar B97-61/B2 chromosome 5, Criollo_cocoa_genome_V2, whole genome shotgun sequence carries:
- the LOC18597790 gene encoding histone H4, whose amino-acid sequence is MSGRGKGGKGLGKGGAKRHRKVLRDNIQGITKPAIRRLARRGGVKRISGLIYEETRGVLKIFLENVIRDAVTYTEHARRKTVTAMDVVYALKRQGRTLYGFGG